ATGACCGTCATCTATCTCGATGCGACGACGCTCATCTCCCTCGGGACGATCGGCGTGGTCGTCACCGCGGTCGATGAGGGATTGACCGAAAGCGAGGCCAAACGAATCGTCGAACGTGTCGACGAACACGGCCTTCACATGACTGCCGAACTTCGGGACACGGCGAACGAACGCATCGAAAATACTGCCAACAGGGAGTAAACACGGAATCGGCATCGTTCTTCTACAGCACGCCCATCGCCAGGTCGAGCAAGAAAGTATTTGTGACCGGACCTAATTCATTGATGTCATGCAAGCAGTCGTTCTCGCGGCCGGGAAAGGCACTCGTTTGCGGCCACTAACCGACGACAAACCGAAGGGTATGGTCGAGGTCGCTGGCAAACCGATTCTCACTCATTGCCTCGAGCAGGTCGTCGACCTCGGTGCCGACGAACTGATCGTCGTCGTCGGCTACGAGAAAGAGCAGATCATCGAACACTACGGCGACGACTTCCAGGACGTCCCGATCACGTACACCCACCAGCGCGAACAGAAGGGGCTGGCCCACGCCCTCCTCACCGTCGAGGAACACGTCGACGGCGACTTCATGTTGATCCTCGGGGACAACATCTTCCGGGCGAACCTCAGCGACGTCGTCAATCGACAGCGCGAACAGCGTGCCGATGCCGCGTTTCTCGTCGAGGAAGTTCCCTGGGAGAAAGCTTCTCGCTACGGGGTCTGTGACACCAACAAGTACGGTGAGATCACCGACGTGATCGAAAAGCCGGAGGAGCCGCCGTCGAACCTCGTGATGACGGGCTTCTATACGTTTACGCCGGCGATCTTCCACGCCTGTCACCTCGTCCAGCCCTCGGCCCGCGACGAGTACGAAATTAGCGAGGCCATCGACCTGCTGATCCAGTCCGGACGGACCATCGACGCCATCCGATTGGACGGTTGGCGGGCCGACATCGGCTACCCCGAGGACCGGGACGCCGCGGAGGAACGGATTCGCGAGGAAGACGACCTCGAGACGCCAGCCGCCTGAGAGCAGCGCTACTCGACCCCGTTCCGAGTCGCCGGCAGCCAGTGATCAACGTTCCTCGCCTTCGCCTCGAGACGCCAGCAAACGCTACCGCGACCGCTGGGTCAAGAACGCACTCTCCACGTCCTGCATCGACCGCTACATGACAACAGCTATAGTCCAGCGTCGGCCTTGCCAGAAATATGATCGTGGTGGCTGACGTATGGAGTTGATCGACGACGAGGGCAACCTCTTTGGCCGCGTCAACGTCGTCGACGCACTCGTCGTCCTGGTCTTGCTGGCCGTCGTCGTGGCCGGCCTCGCCGTTGTCGGCGTGCTCACGGGCGATGCCGAACCGGAAACCCGCTATGCGACGATCGACCTCGGTACTCAATCCGAACACGTCGCCGAACAGATCTCGGAGGGCGACGTCATGTACCTCGAAGGGAGTAGCGACAACCTCACCGTGACCGACGTCTATCGGTCAGCACCCGGTGGCGGCGAGGACCGCGCCGGTGGCGCGTCCGTCGTGATCCGGGCCGAACTCAACGGGCAACTCGTCGAGGACGACCAGCGGGACGACCGCGTCTTCCAATTCGACGGTGAGCGCCTGCACGTGGGCCAGACCGTGACGATCGACACGCTCGACTACACGACCGAGGGCGAGGTCCGATCGGTGGGTGGCGAGGAGACGAGCCTTCCGGTGAACGAGACGCAACTCGTCCTGGAGACGATCGTTCCGACCGCGACCGCCGACGAGATCGCCGAAGGCGACACCTATCGCGTCGCTGGGGACACGGTTGCGACCGTCGAAACGGTCCAGACCCACGTCGCGAGCGACGATCAGCGCCGCGTGGTCGTCGGGCTCACCGCCAGGACGATCGACACCGGCTCCGGACCGACGCTCGGCAGTCAGCGGGTCGTGCTCGGCTCGACGATCCCCGTCCGAACCGACGCCTACGAGATCACGGGGAACGTCACGCGACGAGGGGCACTCGACGAGTCCGGCGAGGAGACGACCGTGAGCGTCACGGCAAAGATCGACAACGTCAGGCCCGAGGTCGCCAACGGCCTCGAGGCTGGCATGACCGAAACCGAACGCGGCGAGACGGTCGCGACGATCGATGCCGTCGGATCCGAACCCGCGTCAGTCATCCTCGAGAGCGAGGACGGCAACATCTACGAACGCGACCATCCACGGAACCTCGATCTCACGCTCGAACTCACCCTCGAGGGACGGGAAACCGAATCCGGACTCCGGTTCCACGGCGAACCGCTCCGGGAGGGCGAGACGATCGTCCTCGACTTCGGCACCGTCATCGTCACCGCCGAGGTTACGGACCTCGATCGATAACGCTCTCCCAGGCCGATGCTCGACTCACTTCGAACCGCCCGCGAACGTTCGCACGTCGCGTCCATCCTCGAGCGGAGTCGCCGGACGCTCGAGACGGCGTTCGCCCACTCGTCGCTCGCCTCGATAGGCGGCCGTCTCGGTTCGTCGTCTTCGAGTCTAGACGAACAGGCCTCCCCCGTCGAACCCGTTAGCCGACAGAACGAACGCGACACTACGGCGGACACCTCGACTGGCGTCGACGAGTCGCTCGAAGCCGCGGAACCCCGAACGGCAAACGAACCCGTGACGACGAACGAACCCCGCTCGGCCGTCACCCGGGCCACCGAGACGTCGGTCGTCGCGTCCCGCGCTCGAGCAATACAGGGCGTTTTCACTCGCGCTGGTCGCTCCGCTCGCGTCGTGGCCGCGGCAACCGTTTCGGCGGGGTACGCGACCTCCTCGGGAATCTATCGCTGGCTCACGGCCGAACCCGACCCCGAGGTGATCGTCATCGACCTGCGCGAGACCAGGACGGTCGGGCCCGTTTTTGTGGTCCTCGACCGTGTCATTGTGCTGGCCACCGCCGGACTCCCGACGTCGAGTGTCGCGTCGAGTGTCCGCTCGACAACCAACCGATTCAGCGCTCGTCCGATCCGTATCCTGAGTCTGTGTCTCCTTCCAGCGTTGCTCTCGAGTCTCCTCCTGTTGACGGCGACCGGCGCGATCACCGCACCACTCGCCGTCGTGCACGGACTGCTCGCCCTCGCCGCGACCATTGGCACGCGTTCGACCACGACCCTCGAGGACCTGCGCTCGACGCGAACCGCCGCCCTCCTTCGCGCGGCGTTCGAGCCGCCGGAACCACCCGAACGGTCAGCTGACGACTCGTCGTCCAGGATGTCGGACGAGCGCGAGGACGAGCGCGAAAGTCGTCGCCTCGAGTAACTCGCCGGTATCGCGACGGGATCGGCTTCTTGGCCGCTTCGGCGGTCACGGAATGCGCGCCGACGGGAACGTTTGTGTCTCTCGAGGTCGTATTCCACCACATGACGACCGTCTACACGGCGCTCCCGAATCGACTGCTGGTCTCTCGAGACGATTCCGGTGGCACTGGCGACGACGACGGCGAGGACGGCGGCGATGGCGAGTGGGCACAGTCGACTCGCCTAGAGGGCTACGATCTCGAATGCGTCGCCGTCTCGCCCGACGCCCCGGACCGGGTCTTCGTCGGCACGTTCGAGGACGGCCTCTTTCGCTCGACCGACGGCGGGGACTCCTTCGACGCACTCGAGACGGACTTCGCTAGCGACGCGGTCATGGCGGCGACGGTCAGTCCCCACGATCCCGACGTCGTCTACGCGGGCACCGAACCCAGCCGCGTCTATCGCTCCGACGATGGCGGCGACACCTGGACGCACCTCGAGGGGCTGGTCGACCTCCCCTCCGAGGAGGAGTGGTACTTCCCTCCGCGCCCGCACACCCACCACGTGCGCTGGCTCGAAGTCGACCCCCACGATTCCGACCGGCTCTACGTGGGGATCGAAGCGGGGGCGTTCGTCATCCGCGACGAAGCCCGGGATAGCTGGCAGGAGCGCCCCGAAGGCTCGCGGATTGACAATCACAGCCTCGCGACCCATCCCGATATGGCGGGTCGGGTGTACACCGCGGCGGGCGACGGCTACGCCCAGAGCGACGACGGCGGCGAGACCTGGAGTCACCCGCAGTCGGGCCTCGAGCATCGCTACTGCTGGTCGGTCGTCCCCCATCCCGAGGATCCCGACCGGGTGCTCCTCTCGAGTGCCAGCGGCGCCTCGAGCGCGCACACGGCCTCGCAGGCGAAGGCCTACGCCTACCGCAAACCGGGCCCGGATGCCGACTGGGAGCGCCTCGACGACCGCGGTCTCCCGATGGGAAAGGGGGTCGTTCGGACGATCTTCGACGAGTGTTCGGGGTCGATCTACGCCGTCAGCAACGCCGGCTGCTTCGTCTCACGGGACTTCGGCGATTCCTGGTCGGTGCTCGAGACCGACTGGGATGGCGAGGAGTCCAAAACGCCGCGCGGGCTGGCTGTCGTCGCGTAACGGCGATTGCTAGCTCTTACGGCATTGGTTACAGATCAACCGGCGCCACTCAGCGATGACGACCATTTCGGCATCTTCGGGCTCGTAACATCCTCGAAAACGTGAGAGTTCGGCTTCCCTACCAACGAAGTCTTCTATACATCTACCTACTCTCGATGGTAATCAATACTTCCGGCTAGCCTATCCTGAAATAGGCTATTTCAAAATTGGCTATTTCAGGATTCTTTGCGATCACCTGAGGACAACTGGTGGGACTTCATCCGATCAACGTCGAAGCGACCAGCGATCCCATCCAATCAGTCGACGGGATACTTCGGGGTCTGGGAACGGATTCGTCGGGGGTAGTCGCTCGAGCCGAGTGTGTGCCCGCCCGACACGCCCCCGGGTTCGAAATCCTTTTAGGCGCTACCCGGGCATAGTAGAGTAACTGAGTGATATCATGGACGTCGACATCATCTCCGAGGAGGAAAATCCCATGTTGCACCGCACGAACGTCACGTTCGAACTGACCCACGATGAGGCGACGCCCTCGCGTCTGCAGGTCCGTGACAGCCTCGCGGCGAAGATGAACAAGGACGCCGACGAGGTCGTCATCCGCAAACTCGACACCAAGTTCGGCATGCGAAAGACCGTCGGCCACGCGAAGGTCTACGAGACCTCCGCCCACGCTACCGAGGTCGAGCAGGATCACATGCTCGAACGCAACAAGATCGTCACCGACGAGAACGACGTCGAAGCGGAGGAGGCCTGAGATGGCACACTACGAACTCTACAACGACGAGGGCGAAGTCGAACGCGAACAGTGCCCGCGCTGTGGTGACTCGTTCCTCGCCGACCACGGCGACCGCCAGCACTGTGGCAAGTGCGGCTACACCGAGTGGGCGTAAGCCGGCTCGCGTCGCCTCTCGTCGCCGTGTCGAACCGTACTCGACCACGATTTTTCACAGGGGAGGAGCACAGACTGTGAGTCAGAACGCCCCCAGCGAGTCGGACACTGACTCCAGGACGGCCACTGACGCCAGTACCAACTCCGTCCCCGACCCCGACCCCGGACTCACTGACGACCGACCACCCCGGGTCCTCGGCATCGAGGGCACGGCGTGGGCGGCGAGTGCAGCCCTGTACGACGGCGACGACGTGGTGATCGAGACCGACGCCTACGAACCCGACAGCGGCGGCATCCACCCCCGCGAGGCCGCCGAGCACATGCACGACGCGATTCCGCGAGTCGTCGAGACGGTGCTCGAGCACGCCGCCGAGACGACGGACGAACGGCCGCCGATCGACGCCGTCGCCTTCTCTCGTGGTCCCGGCCTCGGCCCCTGCCTGCGCGTCGTCGGCACCGCTGCACGGGCGCTCGCGGGCACCCTCGAGGTACCCCTGGTC
This region of Natronosalvus halobius genomic DNA includes:
- a CDS encoding DUF4330 family protein encodes the protein MELIDDEGNLFGRVNVVDALVVLVLLAVVVAGLAVVGVLTGDAEPETRYATIDLGTQSEHVAEQISEGDVMYLEGSSDNLTVTDVYRSAPGGGEDRAGGASVVIRAELNGQLVEDDQRDDRVFQFDGERLHVGQTVTIDTLDYTTEGEVRSVGGEETSLPVNETQLVLETIVPTATADEIAEGDTYRVAGDTVATVETVQTHVASDDQRRVVVGLTARTIDTGSGPTLGSQRVVLGSTIPVRTDAYEITGNVTRRGALDESGEETTVSVTAKIDNVRPEVANGLEAGMTETERGETVATIDAVGSEPASVILESEDGNIYERDHPRNLDLTLELTLEGRETESGLRFHGEPLREGETIVLDFGTVIVTAEVTDLDR
- the aglF gene encoding UTP--glucose-1-phosphate uridylyltransferase AglF, with the translated sequence MQAVVLAAGKGTRLRPLTDDKPKGMVEVAGKPILTHCLEQVVDLGADELIVVVGYEKEQIIEHYGDDFQDVPITYTHQREQKGLAHALLTVEEHVDGDFMLILGDNIFRANLSDVVNRQREQRADAAFLVEEVPWEKASRYGVCDTNKYGEITDVIEKPEEPPSNLVMTGFYTFTPAIFHACHLVQPSARDEYEISEAIDLLIQSGRTIDAIRLDGWRADIGYPEDRDAAEERIREEDDLETPAA
- a CDS encoding WD40/YVTN/BNR-like repeat-containing protein; translated protein: MTTVYTALPNRLLVSRDDSGGTGDDDGEDGGDGEWAQSTRLEGYDLECVAVSPDAPDRVFVGTFEDGLFRSTDGGDSFDALETDFASDAVMAATVSPHDPDVVYAGTEPSRVYRSDDGGDTWTHLEGLVDLPSEEEWYFPPRPHTHHVRWLEVDPHDSDRLYVGIEAGAFVIRDEARDSWQERPEGSRIDNHSLATHPDMAGRVYTAAGDGYAQSDDGGETWSHPQSGLEHRYCWSVVPHPEDPDRVLLSSASGASSAHTASQAKAYAYRKPGPDADWERLDDRGLPMGKGVVRTIFDECSGSIYAVSNAGCFVSRDFGDSWSVLETDWDGEESKTPRGLAVVA
- a CDS encoding 30S ribosomal protein S24e — protein: MDVDIISEEENPMLHRTNVTFELTHDEATPSRLQVRDSLAAKMNKDADEVVIRKLDTKFGMRKTVGHAKVYETSAHATEVEQDHMLERNKIVTDENDVEAEEA
- a CDS encoding 30S ribosomal protein S27ae, translated to MAHYELYNDEGEVEREQCPRCGDSFLADHGDRQHCGKCGYTEWA